The genomic stretch CCTGCATTTATTCCGTAGTTTCCGGCATCCCGCGGCAGGGGCCATCGGTAAATTGATGTTGCCGCGGGTTTTTAGCTCCGCGATTTACCAGCTGAATAATTTTGTGGACTCCATATTCGGTTCCCTGGCTTCTATCGTTGGAGAAGGGGGTGTAGCAGCATTATATTTTGCTTACCGGTTGATTCTTTTTCCTATCGGGATTTTCAGTAACTCACTTGCGCAGGCAATACTGCCTACTTTATCTGTCCAGGCTGTAGAGGCCGAACATAACGAATTAAAACGCACACTCTCTTTTGGCCTGCGGGCAGCATTTTTTGTGATGCTGCCGGCATCTATCGGGTTTATGGTTTTAGCCCAGCCGATTATCCGGATTTTATTTGAGCATGGGAAGTTTGATCCTTATTCTACGCAGATGACTGCAAATGCCCTCTTCTATTACAGCATTGGTTTGTTTGCCTACGGCTCAACCAAGATACTGCAGTCTTGTTTCTTTGCCTTAAAGGATACGGCAACCCCGGCAAAGGTTTCGTTTATAACCCTTATCTTAAATATTATCTTGAATTTTATTCTCATGTATCCTTTAAAATTAGGCGGGCTGGCCCTGGCTACCTCTATCTCCGCTATCATTACTTTTATCATCCTCTTTTTGCTATTGGAAAAAAAGATAGAGGGTTTTGAGGCAGGGGCGCTGGCGCTTTCTTTTATACGTATACTCCTGGCTAGTATCTGTATGGGTGTAGTCTGCGCGCTGGTCTCCCGCAATATTGTCTTTGGCTACAACTTCCTGCCCAAGCTGCTCAATCTTATCTTAACCATTATCGCCGGGGTTATCTCCTACATTGTTTTTTGTTTTATCTTGCGGGTAGGAGAAATACAGGAATTCTGGCGTTGGGTTGCAAAGAAGGGACTGTCCCCGCAGAAAGCTAATCCGAAGTAAACCAAGGGGACTGTCCCTGATAATTATATTTTGCGGGTCCTGCCGCGGGGGCGCCTCTCGTCAAATTTTCCTCGAGGCATCCCCCGCGTCACCCGCAAAAGAGATTAATTGATCTAGAATGAGGTGTTCTAAACTAGAAATAAGGAGATTTACATGGGAATAATTTTCCAGTTCATTTTTATATCTTACTTGGTGACTATATTTTTAATTGATAAGTTTAACTGGGGGAAATATTATATATTAAATTTGCTATTCTTTGCAGCAGCCTTATTTTTTCCAAAGCAAATACTGGGGATGTATGGAAAGGGAGGAGGTAGAATAGAAACATTCGTATTTGTTACCTATACTTTTTTCATTTTTTATATGTTGCCATCTTTCTGTATCTTGCGAGCTCGTAAGTTATTAAAGGTTAAAATAAATTTTGCTATAGATTTTATAATTCAATGTTTTGCATTTTTTATTTTATGGTTATTTTTTTATATTATCTTACTTTTCTTACCAATAAGTCGCTGGTCGATAAAAACAACGGGTGTTGGGCCATAAGGTAAAATAGTTATTTAAGTAACCAGTATAATAGAAACAGTTTCCGATGCAATCGGGAACTGTACCTGTTTTAAGATAGGAACTGTACTTTTTAGCGGATGGCTTGGCTTGGTTTCGAGCAGGGCGTTTGCAGGCCGAGCGGGCACGGTTCCCCCGCTATTAAATTATCTATGCGAATAATAGACGCTTTCCGAGGTAATCGGGAAAGTGTACTTATATCAAGATAGAAAGTGTACCTTTTAGCGGGTGGCTTGGTTTCAAGCGGGTTTTATATTCAATCTGCATGAAATCCTATTCTGCGTTTTGGTTGTTCAGGAGGAGCCATGAGTTCACGTATGGCTTCGAATACACCCTGTATTTCCGCGTCATGTTTCTCAATCCTTCGTTCCAATTCTTCTAATTTATGAGCCAATTCTTTATGGGTAGAGAGGATTCGTCTCAGTTTTACAAAAGCACGCATGATGGCTATATTGACCTGTATAGCTCTTTTGCTGCGTAATACGCTGGAAAGCATTGCTACGCCCTGCTCGGTAAAGGCATACGGCGGATGCCGCCTGCCACCCCAACTTGAAATCACAAATTGTGATTTCAAGTTCTTAAATTCTTCATCTGTTAACTGGAACATGAAATCTTCGGGGAATCTTTCTATATTGCGTTTTACTGCCTGAATTAGAGCCCTTATTTCTACTCCATAGAGCTTAGCAAGATGAATGCTTAGCATAACTTTTTGTCCATGTAACAAGAAAATTTTACGCTCAATTATCTCTTCCGGGATTAATTCTTTCATTTTTCCTCCTTTCTACTATAATAGACGCAAGAAGTTGTTAGATCTAACATGACTTTTAGCGGGTGGCTTGGGTGTTTTCGACAGCATGTAGTTTGTGCGAACGGTCAGGGTTCACCCGCTAATACGGAGTCGGTGAGAGTGAGCACAAACTTCAAGCGATCCGCCGTAGGCGGAGAGCGGTGCTGGAGAAAATACCCAAGCCAGGACCCGCTAAAACCAAATAATATGAATAGATTGAAAGATATCGTTGCGAATTTGCCGGATACGCCGGGGGTTTATATTTTTAAGGATGCTGGCGGCGAGATTATTTATGTCGGCAAGGCCAAGTCTCTTAAAAAGCGCGTGCAGTCTTATTTTAGACGATTTCTTGCTACAAAGACCCAGCTAATGGTTGCCAAGATAGCGGAGATAGAATATAAGTTGTGCCAGACAGAGAGTTTGGCCCTCATACTTGAAGCGAGCCTCATACATAAATACACGCCCAGATATAATGTGTCCCTGCGCGATAATAAAAGCTTCCCGTTGGTAAAGATAACCCGCGAGGATTTTCCGGTTGTCTGTATCACCCGTAAAAAAGTCGCCGACGGCTCGCGCTATTTCGGGCCCTATACCAACGCCGGGCTGCTTAGAGAAGCGTTAAGGATTATCCGTAAATATTTTCCTTACCGCTCCTGCGAAAAAATGACGCAGGAAGCGCGGATGTACCGTAAGATCGGGCTTGCTCCTGTTTTGGATGAGAGAGGCAGAAAAGAATACGCCAAGACAATTGAAAATATTTCTTTGATTTTAGAAGGCAAGACCGAAACCCTGATTAAGAAATTATCGCAGGAGATGATGACGAATTCCAGGGAACAGAAATTCGAAGAGGCAGCGAAAATCCGCGACCAGATAGAGGCCTTAAGCGTGATGTCAGAAGGCGCCGGACATTATAGCCGTAAAGAAGAATTAGAGGATTTAAAGAATCTGCTGCAGATGAAAAAATTACCCGTAAGAATCGAGGCCTTCGATATCTCTAACATTTACGGCAAAGAGGCCACGGGTTCTATGGTGAGTTTCTTTAAAGGCCTTGCCGATAAGGATAATTACCGTAAGTTCCGTATCAAGACCGTAGAAACAATAGATGACTATAAGATGCTGGCTGAAGTAGTCCGCAGGCGCTATTCCGGTTCGCTCTCAAAAGAGTTAGTATTGCCGGATTTAATCCTGATTGACGGAGGTAAATCTCATCTTGCGGTAGCTGATAGAGAGTTGGGAAAATTAAACTTAAAAATACCCTTAGTCAGTATTGCTAAAGACAGGGAGAACATATATACTGAAGGCAGGAGCCGCCCTATAAATTTAGATTCAGATACGCCGGCGCTGAATTTAATCCGCAGGGTCCGCGATGAAGCGCATAGGTTCGCGGTTTCCTATCATCATCTCTTAAGAAGGAAGAAAGCCATTGGCAGATAAAAGATACGCAAGCATTAAAATTTGCGGGTTTAAAAAAATAACCCCTTTTGCCAAGAGAGTCTATAGGGTAGTATTAAATATTCCTTTGGGTGAAGTGCGTAGTTATGCCTGGGTGGCGCAGAAAATCGGCTGCCCTAAAGCCGCGCGCGCAGTAGGGCAGGTTTTAAAACGCAATCCCTGGCCCTTGATTATTCCCTGCCACCGGGTAATTTCTGCGGACGGGAAACTCACCGGTTATTCCTCCGGAATAAAAAAGAAAAAGCTGCTTTTAGATTTAGAGAAGCAATTAAGCAAAGATATGGTATAATAAGTGAGCACATAAGTTATGGAGATGGCTGTTTATTAGCTAAGCGACATAACTTATGTGTGCGAACTTATACTTGACATCGTTAGATGTCAAGTATCTAATTATCACTGGAGGTGCGTAATGAATATAAAAGGTTACCTGAAATTAATGATTGAGAAGAATGCCTCGGATATGTTCTACCGCGCCGGGGCAAATGTGCGCATGCGCATTGACAGCAAGGTAGTCTCTGTAGACGAGAAGATCATCAACCTGGATGAAGTCAATGACGCGGTCAAGGAATTGACTTCTAATGAGCTAAGGGACTTTTTCCAGAAAAACCTGGACGTGGATTTTGGCATATATCTACCGGAACTTGAGCATCGCTTTCGTATCAGTATCTTCATGCAGCGTAACTGGCCGGCGCTGGTCATCAGAAACGTCCGTTCCGACGTCCAGACCTTTGAAGACCTGAACCTGCCGGGTAAGGTCCTGAAAGATTTATCTATGGAGACCCGCGGCCTGGTACTTTTAACCGGCAGCGCGGGCAGCGGGAAATCCACTACTATTGCCAGCATGATCGAGCATATTAATATTAATAGCAACAGGCATATTTTGACGGTAGAGGAGCCCATTGAATTTACCTTCAAAGACAAGAATTCCATTATTAACCAAAGGGAATTGGGTCGCGATGTCGCATCATATGAGATGGCGCTGCGCGCTTTTACGTTGCAGAGCCCGGATGTCATATTTATCGGTAATATCCGCGACCATGAAACTATGGCCGCTGCCTTGACTGCCGCGGAAACCGGAGTATTGGTCTTAAGTACTTTGCATACCATTAATACCGCACAGAGCGTAGAGCGGATTATCAATTTTTTCTCTCCGTACCAGCATGAAGAAATCAGGACGCAGCTATCTTCTCTTTTAAAAGGCGTAATCTCTCTGAGGCTGTTGCCTTTAAAAGACGCACCCGGGCGCATACCGGCCTATGAAACAATGCTCCTCACCCCTACCATCAGCCGGCTGATCAGGGAAGGAAAAATCTGGGAGATAACTCCTTTTATCGAAGACGGCACTATGTTCGGCATGCAGTCATTCAATCAATCCCTGGTAAAATTAGTCCGTGAAGGCAAGGTCAGCGAAGAGGTGGCCGTAAGCTTTTCGGATAATAAAGACGAATTTATCCTGGCCTTAAAAGGCATCAAGAAGATATAAAGTCCACCAGTCACGGAGGTATTTAAGATGTTAGAAGAGATGAAATCTAAACTTTCCGCTATAGAGATCCAGTTGCAGAATTTAAGAGGTTATCTTTGATGTAGATAACAAGAAAGGCCTCATCGATGATTTAACCTCCCAGATGGCGAATCCCGGGTTCTGGAACGATGAAGAGAATTCCGGTAAAATCGTAAAAAAACTAAAGTCTCTTAAGTCCGCAGTCGAACCCTGGGAGAACGCCCACCGTAAATACCAGGAATTAAAAGAACTCGTCGATATCCTCAAGGGCCAGGATAAGGAATTAATCGCTGACTTGACCGGAAATATCACGCTTCTTACGGGGGAAGTTGATAAGCTTGAATTCAGGACTCTTTTGGGCGGTGAGTTTGATAAGAGCAGCGCTATATTAAGTATTAATTCAGGCGCAGGCGGCACAGAGTCGTGCGACTGGGCGAGCATGCTTTTTCGCATGTATAGCCGTTTTGCCGAAAGCCACGGTTACGTCATAAATGCCACAGACGTGCTCTCCGGCGAAGAGGCAGGGATAAAGAATATTACCGCCCTGATTGAAGGAGAATATGCCTACGGTTATCTAAAGGCAGAGCGCGGGGTGCATCGGCTGGTGCGCATTTCGCCTTTTGACGCCAATAAGCGCAGGCACACCTCTTTTGCCTCGGTGGATGTCATCCCTGAAATCGAAGAAGACGTAGATCTTAAAATAGAAGAAAAAGACTTGCGTATTGATGTATTCCGTTCTTCCGGCGCAGGCGGCCAGAGCGTAAATACCACGGATTCGGCAGTAAGAATTACCCATCTGCCCAGCGGCATAGTTGCGCAGTGCCAGAACGAACGCTCCCAATACCAGAACAAGCAGACCGCCATGAAGATATTGAAGGCGCGAATTTATGAGCTACAGAGGCGAAAGAAGGAAGAGCAGTTATTGAAACAATACGCAGGAGAAAAGAAAAGAATCGAATGGGGCAGCCAGATACGCTCCTATGTTATGCATCCTTATAGCCTCGTAAAAGACCACCGCACGGATTACGAAACCGGCGATGTAAATAAGATAATGGACGGCGGCCTGGATGAATTTATCGAGGCGTATTTGAAACAGCAGGCGCGAAACAAACAATAAAATGTTGAGCTTTATTAAAAAGCAGCTTTTAAAACAAAAACAAAATATTATCCGCAAGAAATACCCGGATATTAATATCGTCTTACATGCGGAGATGCCCGCCCCTGCCATAAACAAGATGGTGGAGTTGGCTAAGACCGTTAATATAGTCAACAGCCTGGAATCTAAGATAAGCGTTCTTTCCGATGCGCAGTTACGGGAGAAGACGCGGGAATTTAAGGAGCGCCTTCTTGAAAAATCCAAAGAGTATGAGATGCAGATTAAGGATTTAGAGGAAGCGCTTCTGGCTGTGGCCATACCGGAGGAAAAAGAAAAATTAAAAGAGAAGTTGAAGCTGACGAGAAATAAGACCTTTGCCCCGGTATTGCCTGAAGCCTTTGCCGTGGCTAGAGAGGCAGCCAGGCGCACGGTAAATATGCGGCATTTTGACGTGCAGATAGCCGGCGGCATAGTATTGCATGAAGGCAGGATCGCGGAGATGGCCACCGGCGAAGGAAAAACCCTGGTGGCGACGCTGCCGGCGTATCTAAACGCATTATTGGGCCGCGGCGTACATATTATTACTGTTAACGATTACCTCGCCCGCAGGGACCGCGAATGGATGGGCCCGATTTATGAATTCTTAGGTTTAAGCGTAGGGGTAATCCAGCACGATATGTCGGATGAACAGAGAAAACAGGCTTATGCCTGCGATATCACCTACGGGACAAATAACGAATTCGGTTTTGATTACCTGCGTGATAATATGAAGTATAATTTAGAGGACCTGGTGCAGCGGCCTTTTTATTATGCCATTGTGGATGAGGTAGATTCCATATTAATAGATGAGGCGCGCACGCCTTTGATTATTTCCGGGCCCGCGGAAGAGTCCACCGATAAGTACTATATCATTGACAAGATTATCCCGCGCCTGAAGATAAGGAAGACTTTGGAGAAGGATGAGATTGAGGCAAAATATAGAGGCGAGGACCTCTCTAAAGGTTTTGACGCGATTGTCGATGAGAAGGCGCATACCGCCCACCTTACCGAGGAAGGAGAGTCCAAGGCCTGCGCTGTGCTGAATATCGCTAACTTGCATGATATTGAGACTATGGAGTGGCGCCATCATATTATACAGGCGCTGCGCGCGCACCAACTTTACCAGAAAGACGTGGATTATGTGGTGAAGGATGGCGAAGTAGTGATTGTGGATGAATTCACCGGCCGCATGATGCCCGGCAGGCGCTGGTCAGACGGGCTACATCAGGCAATCGAGGCAAAAGAGGGCCTGAAGATAGAGCGCGAAAACCAGACCTTAGCCACCATTACTTTTCAAAATTACTTCCGTATGTATGAGAAGCTGGCAGGGATGACCGGGACCGCCTTCACCGAAGCAAATGAGTTTAAGAGCATATACCAGCTGGATGTGGTGACTATCCCTACAAATAGTACCCTGATCCGCGCCAATTATTCTGACTGTATTTATAAAACAGAAAAAGAAAAATTTAATGCTGTGGTGGAGGAAATTGTCCAACTTTACAACTCAGGAAGGCCTGTGCTGGTGGGTACCATTTCTATAGATAAATCCGAACACCTGGCGGATATGCTTAAAAAGCGCGGTATACCCCATCAGGTGCTTAACGCTAAATACCATGAGATGGAGGCCCAGATTGTGGCCCAGGCCGGCAGGTATAAGGCTGTAACTATTGCCACCAATATGGCCGGCCGCGGAACGGATATCCTCCTCGGCGGTAATCCGGAATTTATGGCGCGTAATCTGGCTAAAGAGAAAATAGCTCCTGATGACCCTAGTTACCAGGAAGAATATAAGAAAATATTGGATAGATATAGGAGTGAGACTGACGCAGAGCATAAAAAAGTAGTCCAAGCCGGTGGTTTGCATGTGTTAGGCACAGAGCGCCATGAGGCGCGGCGCATTGATAATCAGCTGCGCGGACGTTCCGGCCGCCAGGGAGACCCTGGTTCGTCAAGATTTTATGTATCATTATGCGATGACCTGATGCGCTTATTCGGCTCAGACCGGCTTATCGGGATTATGGATAAACTCGGCTTAGAAGAAGGCCAGGTGATTGAACACCCCTGGGTCAGTAAATCCATTGAAATCGCCCAGAGGCGCGTAGAAACCCATAATTTTGAGATTAGAAAACAGCTTTTGGAATACGACAATGTGATGAATAAACAAAGAGAGGTTATTTACGGCCAGCGCCGCGCAGTATTAGAAGGTACGTTTCTTAAAGAAGACATACTGGCCATAATGGATAAGATTATCGCTGATATAGCGGCCTTGCATATAAATGAGAACACCAGCCCCCAGGAATGGGATATCGTTGGCTTGATGAGTATGATCAGGTTAAAATTCGGCATAGACATTAATACCTCTAAAATACAAAATCTAAATAAAGAAGGCATAAAGGAGGAGTTGTATAATAATCTTGTTGCCGCCTATGAGGGAAAAGAAAGATCCCTCGGCAGCGAGGCCACGCGTCATTTGGAGCGCATGGTCTTTTTACAGATAATCGACGCCAAATGGAAAGACCACCTTTATGCTATGGATAATTTAAGGGAAGGTATTGGCCTGCGCGCTTATGGCCAGCGCGACCCTCTGATAGAATATAAGCGCGAGGCCTTTGAGATGTTTAGCCAGATGGTTTGCGGTATTGAAGAAGAGGCCATCGAGGCGATCTTTAAAATTCAGCCGGTAAAGCCGGAGAGATTTAGGGGTATATTCAGCCAGGTGAGCCAGGATTTTTTGCATCCTGAGGCGGCTAAATTCGAAATACCGCCTGAGCAATCAGAATCTGCTGAGCTGACGCCCCAATCTTTTAGCGGGAAAACCTCGGCCATTAAACCGGCTAAGGCCACCGGTGTCGGCCGAAACGACCCCTGCCCTTGTGGTTCCAAAAAAAAATACAAAAAATGTTGCGGAAGATGATTTCGTCGCTAGTCGCTAGTCGCTGGTCGCTGGTAAAAGATCTCCTCTTATGTTTATTCTCCGCAGGTTTATTCATCTTTTCTTTCCCCAATTTTAATCTCTGGTTATTTGCCTGGTTTGGGTTTGTGCCTTTGTTTTTTGCTATTCAGGGCAAATCTAAGACTAAGGCATTTTTACTCGCTTATTTGACAGGTTTTATTTTCTGGCTAGGTATTATTTATTGGTTAATTCATGTCACTTTTTCCGGTATGTTCGTCTTGGCATTATACCTAGCATTATATTTTGGTATTTTTGGTTTAATCATCAGTACTTACAACTTACAACTTACAACTTACAGCTTCTTTTTTATTCCTTCAGCCTGGGTTTTACTGGAGTATGCCCGCAGCCATCTTTTTACCGGCTTTCCCTGGGTGCTCTTAGGGTATTCGCAGTATCTTAATTTACCGGTTGTCCAGATAGCAGATATTACAGGCGCCTGGGGGGTTTCGTTTCTGGTAATGCTGGTCAATGTGGCGATTTATTTAGCTATTAGTCGTTTGTCGTTAGTCGTTAGTGAAAAAAAGAAATATCTCGTGCCGATATTATGTATAATTGTTAGTTTAGGTTACGGATATTATAGATTAAACCAACGACCAACGACCAACGACCAACGACCTATTAAGATTTCCGTCATCCAGGGTGATATCCCTCAGGAATTAAAATGGGATAGCCGCTTGAGTAATTATATCATAAATAAATACTGGGATATCTCCTTTGCCGCGGCTAGGGAAAAACCGGATTTAATCATCTGGCCGGAGGCAGCGCTGCCGGTAATCGTGGAAGAAGAGCCTTTTTATTATGAAAGGGCAAAGGACTTAGCCAAAGAAATTAATACGCCCCTGCTTTTAGGCGCGGTTACTTTCAGGGATAATTCTTATTATAACAGCGCCCTTTTGCTTTCGAAAGAGGGTGAACTTCTTACCAGGTACGATAAACTACATCTTGTGCCTTTTGGGGAGTATATCCCCTTAAAGAAAACCCTACGGTTCTTAGAGACAATCGTGCCTATCGGTGATTTTACTCCCGGCAGAGAATATACAGTATTCAACCTACCTGCTAAATTTTCTGTCCTTATTTGTTTTGAGGATTTATTCCCTGAGATTTCCAGAGAGTTCATAAAAAGAGGCGCTGTTTTCTTAGTCAACATTACTAATGACGCCTGGTTTAAGAAGACAACCGCGCCATATCAGCATCTGCAGGCCTCGGTATTCCGGGCAGTAGAGAACCGCGTATTTTTAGTGCGCTCTGCAAACACCGGCGTTTCGGGTTTTATCGCTCCGACGGGAAAAATTGTTTCTTTGCTCGCGGATAAGGCCGGGAATAATATTTTTGTCCCCGGTTATAAGAGCAGCGAGATTTCTATTTCCGGGTGCGGCCTTAGTTTTTACAGCCGTTACGGCGATATCTTTATTGCAGCCTGCTTTTTTTTCTTTGTCTTATACGGCATAATTGCCCTTAGGAAGAGGCCATGAAAAAGCTATTCTTATTTTTACTTTTGTTCTTATTGGGTTATATCGTGCTGAGTTTTTATTTTCTGGATAAATGTTATTTTCTCTGCCCCATAGAGTATAAGGGGGATATTGTTATTCGTCACGATAGCCGGGGCAATGGTTTTTTTGCCGCCCAGCGTAACGGCAGGAGGATACATGAGGGTATTGACCTTTACGCAGAAGTCGGGACCCCGGTTTTGGCCTCCCGTTCGGGGGTGGTAGTCGCGGCCAGAAAGAGCAAAGGCATGGGTAATTTCGTGATCGTCCGCCACAACAGCCGCATCATTACTATTTACGGCCACCTTTCTAAAATTTTCGTCCGGCGCAATGAATTTGTCAGTCAGGGAGAAGTTATAGGCAGCGTTGGGAAGACCGGGAATGCCAACTCCCCAGATATAAAACCGCATCTGCATTTTGAAGTAAGGAAAAACGGCAGGCCCCAGGACCCCTGGGAGTATTTACAATAACCCGTAACTCGTAATTTTAAAAAAATTAATAATTTTAAGGATATCGGTTATACCTTTTCTTCCGGTTCTATGTGCACTACTACGTCAGTGACTTCCGGGATGCCCTTTTTGATTTCCTCTTCGATAGTATAGCTTATCTTATGCGCCTTATCCACATGCATATCCGGGCTTACCTGGACATGTAAATCCACATAGATATCGTCTGGCCTGCCCCGCGTCCTGATCTTATGGCAGGTCCTGACCCCTCTTATGCCTAAGACAATATCAGTTATTCTCTGGGT from Candidatus Omnitrophota bacterium encodes the following:
- the murJ gene encoding murein biosynthesis integral membrane protein MurJ yields the protein MSINKSIAKSASVIAFATLCSRLLGFIRDVVIARLFGVYVYAQAFVVAFKIPNLFRDLVGEGATNAAFVPVFSEYALKHNKDEFWELANVVLNLLLVVVTAVTLAGIIFSPLLVRLIAPGFISDPQKLEITVRLNRIIFPYILLVSLAAYAMGILNSLKHFSFPAFAPCLLNISIIIFALVFGEGSIAGLALGILVGGVLQLAIQVPVLYRKGFRLHLFRSFRHPAAGAIGKLMLPRVFSSAIYQLNNFVDSIFGSLASIVGEGGVAALYFAYRLILFPIGIFSNSLAQAILPTLSVQAVEAEHNELKRTLSFGLRAAFFVMLPASIGFMVLAQPIIRILFEHGKFDPYSTQMTANALFYYSIGLFAYGSTKILQSCFFALKDTATPAKVSFITLILNIILNFILMYPLKLGGLALATSISAIITFIILFLLLEKKIEGFEAGALALSFIRILLASICMGVVCALVSRNIVFGYNFLPKLLNLILTIIAGVISYIVFCFILRVGEIQEFWRWVAKKGLSPQKANPK
- a CDS encoding ORF6N domain-containing protein — encoded protein: MKELIPEEIIERKIFLLHGQKVMLSIHLAKLYGVEIRALIQAVKRNIERFPEDFMFQLTDEEFKNLKSQFVISSWGGRRHPPYAFTEQGVAMLSSVLRSKRAIQVNIAIMRAFVKLRRILSTHKELAHKLEELERRIEKHDAEIQGVFEAIRELMAPPEQPKRRIGFHAD
- a CDS encoding excinuclease ABC subunit UvrC, giving the protein MNRLKDIVANLPDTPGVYIFKDAGGEIIYVGKAKSLKKRVQSYFRRFLATKTQLMVAKIAEIEYKLCQTESLALILEASLIHKYTPRYNVSLRDNKSFPLVKITREDFPVVCITRKKVADGSRYFGPYTNAGLLREALRIIRKYFPYRSCEKMTQEARMYRKIGLAPVLDERGRKEYAKTIENISLILEGKTETLIKKLSQEMMTNSREQKFEEAAKIRDQIEALSVMSEGAGHYSRKEELEDLKNLLQMKKLPVRIEAFDISNIYGKEATGSMVSFFKGLADKDNYRKFRIKTVETIDDYKMLAEVVRRRYSGSLSKELVLPDLILIDGGKSHLAVADRELGKLNLKIPLVSIAKDRENIYTEGRSRPINLDSDTPALNLIRRVRDEAHRFAVSYHHLLRRKKAIGR
- a CDS encoding MGMT family protein, whose translation is MADKRYASIKICGFKKITPFAKRVYRVVLNIPLGEVRSYAWVAQKIGCPKAARAVGQVLKRNPWPLIIPCHRVISADGKLTGYSSGIKKKKLLLDLEKQLSKDMV
- a CDS encoding PilT/PilU family type 4a pilus ATPase → MNIKGYLKLMIEKNASDMFYRAGANVRMRIDSKVVSVDEKIINLDEVNDAVKELTSNELRDFFQKNLDVDFGIYLPELEHRFRISIFMQRNWPALVIRNVRSDVQTFEDLNLPGKVLKDLSMETRGLVLLTGSAGSGKSTTIASMIEHININSNRHILTVEEPIEFTFKDKNSIINQRELGRDVASYEMALRAFTLQSPDVIFIGNIRDHETMAAALTAAETGVLVLSTLHTINTAQSVERIINFFSPYQHEEIRTQLSSLLKGVISLRLLPLKDAPGRIPAYETMLLTPTISRLIREGKIWEITPFIEDGTMFGMQSFNQSLVKLVREGKVSEEVAVSFSDNKDEFILALKGIKKI
- the prfB gene encoding peptide chain release factor 2 (programmed frameshift), whose translation is MLEEMKSKLSAIEIQLQNLRGYLDVDNKKGLIDDLTSQMANPGFWNDEENSGKIVKKLKSLKSAVEPWENAHRKYQELKELVDILKGQDKELIADLTGNITLLTGEVDKLEFRTLLGGEFDKSSAILSINSGAGGTESCDWASMLFRMYSRFAESHGYVINATDVLSGEEAGIKNITALIEGEYAYGYLKAERGVHRLVRISPFDANKRRHTSFASVDVIPEIEEDVDLKIEEKDLRIDVFRSSGAGGQSVNTTDSAVRITHLPSGIVAQCQNERSQYQNKQTAMKILKARIYELQRRKKEEQLLKQYAGEKKRIEWGSQIRSYVMHPYSLVKDHRTDYETGDVNKIMDGGLDEFIEAYLKQQARNKQ
- the secA gene encoding preprotein translocase subunit SecA, with product MVELAKTVNIVNSLESKISVLSDAQLREKTREFKERLLEKSKEYEMQIKDLEEALLAVAIPEEKEKLKEKLKLTRNKTFAPVLPEAFAVAREAARRTVNMRHFDVQIAGGIVLHEGRIAEMATGEGKTLVATLPAYLNALLGRGVHIITVNDYLARRDREWMGPIYEFLGLSVGVIQHDMSDEQRKQAYACDITYGTNNEFGFDYLRDNMKYNLEDLVQRPFYYAIVDEVDSILIDEARTPLIISGPAEESTDKYYIIDKIIPRLKIRKTLEKDEIEAKYRGEDLSKGFDAIVDEKAHTAHLTEEGESKACAVLNIANLHDIETMEWRHHIIQALRAHQLYQKDVDYVVKDGEVVIVDEFTGRMMPGRRWSDGLHQAIEAKEGLKIERENQTLATITFQNYFRMYEKLAGMTGTAFTEANEFKSIYQLDVVTIPTNSTLIRANYSDCIYKTEKEKFNAVVEEIVQLYNSGRPVLVGTISIDKSEHLADMLKKRGIPHQVLNAKYHEMEAQIVAQAGRYKAVTIATNMAGRGTDILLGGNPEFMARNLAKEKIAPDDPSYQEEYKKILDRYRSETDAEHKKVVQAGGLHVLGTERHEARRIDNQLRGRSGRQGDPGSSRFYVSLCDDLMRLFGSDRLIGIMDKLGLEEGQVIEHPWVSKSIEIAQRRVETHNFEIRKQLLEYDNVMNKQREVIYGQRRAVLEGTFLKEDILAIMDKIIADIAALHINENTSPQEWDIVGLMSMIRLKFGIDINTSKIQNLNKEGIKEELYNNLVAAYEGKERSLGSEATRHLERMVFLQIIDAKWKDHLYAMDNLREGIGLRAYGQRDPLIEYKREAFEMFSQMVCGIEEEAIEAIFKIQPVKPERFRGIFSQVSQDFLHPEAAKFEIPPEQSESAELTPQSFSGKTSAIKPAKATGVGRNDPCPCGSKKKYKKCCGR
- the lnt gene encoding apolipoprotein N-acyltransferase; translation: MISSLVASRWSLVKDLLLCLFSAGLFIFSFPNFNLWLFAWFGFVPLFFAIQGKSKTKAFLLAYLTGFIFWLGIIYWLIHVTFSGMFVLALYLALYFGIFGLIISTYNLQLTTYSFFFIPSAWVLLEYARSHLFTGFPWVLLGYSQYLNLPVVQIADITGAWGVSFLVMLVNVAIYLAISRLSLVVSEKKKYLVPILCIIVSLGYGYYRLNQRPTTNDQRPIKISVIQGDIPQELKWDSRLSNYIINKYWDISFAAAREKPDLIIWPEAALPVIVEEEPFYYERAKDLAKEINTPLLLGAVTFRDNSYYNSALLLSKEGELLTRYDKLHLVPFGEYIPLKKTLRFLETIVPIGDFTPGREYTVFNLPAKFSVLICFEDLFPEISREFIKRGAVFLVNITNDAWFKKTTAPYQHLQASVFRAVENRVFLVRSANTGVSGFIAPTGKIVSLLADKAGNNIFVPGYKSSEISISGCGLSFYSRYGDIFIAACFFFFVLYGIIALRKRP
- a CDS encoding M23 family metallopeptidase, with amino-acid sequence MKKLFLFLLLFLLGYIVLSFYFLDKCYFLCPIEYKGDIVIRHDSRGNGFFAAQRNGRRIHEGIDLYAEVGTPVLASRSGVVVAARKSKGMGNFVIVRHNSRIITIYGHLSKIFVRRNEFVSQGEVIGSVGKTGNANSPDIKPHLHFEVRKNGRPQDPWEYLQ